A window of Tursiops truncatus isolate mTurTru1 chromosome 8, mTurTru1.mat.Y, whole genome shotgun sequence contains these coding sequences:
- the POU2F3 gene encoding POU domain, class 2, transcription factor 3 isoform X7, whose translation MASLHPLQQLVLVPGHLQSVSQFLLSQSQPGQQGLQSNLLSFPQQQSSLLLPQTGLGLASQAVGCPGVPGSSLEPHLEASQHLPVPKHLPSSGGADEPSDLEELEKFAKTFKQRRIKLGFTQGDVGLAMGKLYGNDFSQTTISRFEALNLSFKNMCKLKPLLEKWLNDAESSPSDPSVSTPSSYPTLSEVFGRKRKKRTSIETSIRLTLEKRFQDNPKPSSEEISMIAEQLSMEKEVVRVWFCNRRQKEKRINCPVATPIKSPTYSSRLVSPSGSLGPLSVPPVHSSMPGTVTSSCPSGNNSRPSSPGPGLHASSPTASQNNSKAAVNSSTSFNSSGSWYRWNHPTYLH comes from the exons ATGGCTTCCCTCCACCCGCTCCAGCAGCTTGTGCTGGTTCCCGGACACCTACAGTCTGTCTCCCAGTTCCTGCTATCTCAGTCCCAGCCTGGGCAGCAAG GTCTGCAGTCAAATCTTCTCTCCTTTCCACAGCAGCAaagctctctcctcctcccacagacGGGGCTTGGCCTGGCGTCCCAG GCAGTTGGGTGCCCTGGGGTGCCAGGATCCTCTTTAGAACCGCATCTGGAAGCATCCCAGCATCTCCCAGTCCCCAAGCATCTCCCCAGCTCTGGAGGAGCCGATGAGCCCAGTGACCTGGAGGAGCTGGAGAAGTTTGCCAAGACCTTCAAGCAGAGGCGCATTAAGCTGGGCTTCACACAG GGAGACGTGGGTCTGGCGATGGGAAAGCTGTATGGCAACGACTTCAGCCAGACTACCATCTCCAGATTTGAGGCTCTAAATCTGAGCTTCAAGAACATGTGCAAGCTCAAGCCACTGCTGGAGAAGTGGCTGAATGATGCAG aatCCTCTCCATCAGACCCCTCCGTGAGCACCCCCAGCTCTTACCCCACCCTCAGTGAAGTGTtcgggaggaagaggaagaagcggACCAGCATCGAGACCAGCATCCGCCTGACTCTGGAGAAGAGATTTCAAGAT AATCCCAAACCCAGCTCAGAGGAGATCTCCATGATCGCAGAGCAGTTGTCCATGGAGAAGGAGGTGGTGAGGGTCTGGTTCTGCAACCGCCGTCAAAAGGAGAAGCGAATCAACTGCCCTGTGGCCACACCCATCAAATCACCCACGTACAGTTCCCGGCTG GTGTCTCCCTCTGGGTCTCTGGggcccctctctgtccctcctgTCCACAGCAGCATGCCTGGAACAG TAACGTCATCCTGCCCCTCTGGGAACAACAGCAGGCCTTCGTCTCCTGGCCCAGGACTCCACGCCAGCAGCCCTACTGCATCTCAAAATAACTCCAAAGCGGCTGTGAACTCCTCCACCAGTTTTAACTCTTCAGG aTCTTGGTACCGATGGAATCATCCCACCTACCTCCACTGA
- the POU2F3 gene encoding POU domain, class 2, transcription factor 3 isoform X6, translating to MPPESRTCHDTWKPNVWGKWQPESGSPDTLRGPDMASLHPLQQLVLVPGHLQSVSQFLLSQSQPGQQGLQSNLLSFPQQQSSLLLPQTGLGLASQAVGCPGVPGSSLEPHLEASQHLPVPKHLPSSGGADEPSDLEELEKFAKTFKQRRIKLGFTQGDVGLAMGKLYGNDFSQTTISRFEALNLSFKNMCKLKPLLEKWLNDAESSPSDPSVSTPSSYPTLSEVFGRKRKKRTSIETSIRLTLEKRFQDNPKPSSEEISMIAEQLSMEKEVVRVWFCNRRQKEKRINCPVATPIKSPTYSSRLVSPSGSLGPLSVPPVHSSMPGTVTSSCPSGNNSRPSSPGPGLHASSPTASQNNSKAAVNSSTSFNSSGSWYRWNHPTYLH from the exons ATGCCACCTGAGTCAAGGACCTGCCATGATACCTGGAAACCAAATGTCTGGGGTAAATGGCAGCCCGAGTCGGGAAGCCCTGATACTCTCAGAGGGCCA GACATGGCTTCCCTCCACCCGCTCCAGCAGCTTGTGCTGGTTCCCGGACACCTACAGTCTGTCTCCCAGTTCCTGCTATCTCAGTCCCAGCCTGGGCAGCAAG GTCTGCAGTCAAATCTTCTCTCCTTTCCACAGCAGCAaagctctctcctcctcccacagacGGGGCTTGGCCTGGCGTCCCAG GCAGTTGGGTGCCCTGGGGTGCCAGGATCCTCTTTAGAACCGCATCTGGAAGCATCCCAGCATCTCCCAGTCCCCAAGCATCTCCCCAGCTCTGGAGGAGCCGATGAGCCCAGTGACCTGGAGGAGCTGGAGAAGTTTGCCAAGACCTTCAAGCAGAGGCGCATTAAGCTGGGCTTCACACAG GGAGACGTGGGTCTGGCGATGGGAAAGCTGTATGGCAACGACTTCAGCCAGACTACCATCTCCAGATTTGAGGCTCTAAATCTGAGCTTCAAGAACATGTGCAAGCTCAAGCCACTGCTGGAGAAGTGGCTGAATGATGCAG aatCCTCTCCATCAGACCCCTCCGTGAGCACCCCCAGCTCTTACCCCACCCTCAGTGAAGTGTtcgggaggaagaggaagaagcggACCAGCATCGAGACCAGCATCCGCCTGACTCTGGAGAAGAGATTTCAAGAT AATCCCAAACCCAGCTCAGAGGAGATCTCCATGATCGCAGAGCAGTTGTCCATGGAGAAGGAGGTGGTGAGGGTCTGGTTCTGCAACCGCCGTCAAAAGGAGAAGCGAATCAACTGCCCTGTGGCCACACCCATCAAATCACCCACGTACAGTTCCCGGCTG GTGTCTCCCTCTGGGTCTCTGGggcccctctctgtccctcctgTCCACAGCAGCATGCCTGGAACAG TAACGTCATCCTGCCCCTCTGGGAACAACAGCAGGCCTTCGTCTCCTGGCCCAGGACTCCACGCCAGCAGCCCTACTGCATCTCAAAATAACTCCAAAGCGGCTGTGAACTCCTCCACCAGTTTTAACTCTTCAGG aTCTTGGTACCGATGGAATCATCCCACCTACCTCCACTGA
- the POU2F3 gene encoding POU domain, class 2, transcription factor 3 isoform X5, translating to MFASLKVCNLKIKTEDLSDSLQQTLSHRPCHLSQGPAMIPGNQMSGDMASLHPLQQLVLVPGHLQSVSQFLLSQSQPGQQGLQSNLLSFPQQQSSLLLPQTGLGLASQAVGCPGVPGSSLEPHLEASQHLPVPKHLPSSGGADEPSDLEELEKFAKTFKQRRIKLGFTQGDVGLAMGKLYGNDFSQTTISRFEALNLSFKNMCKLKPLLEKWLNDAESSPSDPSVSTPSSYPTLSEVFGRKRKKRTSIETSIRLTLEKRFQDNPKPSSEEISMIAEQLSMEKEVVRVWFCNRRQKEKRINCPVATPIKSPTYSSRLVSPSGSLGPLSVPPVHSSMPGTVTSSCPSGNNSRPSSPGPGLHASSPTASQNNSKAAVNSSTSFNSSGSWYRWNHPTYLH from the exons ATGTTCGCATCTCTGAAAGtctgcaacttgaag ATTAAAACCGAGGACCTCAGTGACTCCCTGCAGCAGACCCTCTCTCATCGGCCATGCCACCTGAGTCAAGGACCTGCCATGATACCTGGAAACCAAATGTCTGGG GACATGGCTTCCCTCCACCCGCTCCAGCAGCTTGTGCTGGTTCCCGGACACCTACAGTCTGTCTCCCAGTTCCTGCTATCTCAGTCCCAGCCTGGGCAGCAAG GTCTGCAGTCAAATCTTCTCTCCTTTCCACAGCAGCAaagctctctcctcctcccacagacGGGGCTTGGCCTGGCGTCCCAG GCAGTTGGGTGCCCTGGGGTGCCAGGATCCTCTTTAGAACCGCATCTGGAAGCATCCCAGCATCTCCCAGTCCCCAAGCATCTCCCCAGCTCTGGAGGAGCCGATGAGCCCAGTGACCTGGAGGAGCTGGAGAAGTTTGCCAAGACCTTCAAGCAGAGGCGCATTAAGCTGGGCTTCACACAG GGAGACGTGGGTCTGGCGATGGGAAAGCTGTATGGCAACGACTTCAGCCAGACTACCATCTCCAGATTTGAGGCTCTAAATCTGAGCTTCAAGAACATGTGCAAGCTCAAGCCACTGCTGGAGAAGTGGCTGAATGATGCAG aatCCTCTCCATCAGACCCCTCCGTGAGCACCCCCAGCTCTTACCCCACCCTCAGTGAAGTGTtcgggaggaagaggaagaagcggACCAGCATCGAGACCAGCATCCGCCTGACTCTGGAGAAGAGATTTCAAGAT AATCCCAAACCCAGCTCAGAGGAGATCTCCATGATCGCAGAGCAGTTGTCCATGGAGAAGGAGGTGGTGAGGGTCTGGTTCTGCAACCGCCGTCAAAAGGAGAAGCGAATCAACTGCCCTGTGGCCACACCCATCAAATCACCCACGTACAGTTCCCGGCTG GTGTCTCCCTCTGGGTCTCTGGggcccctctctgtccctcctgTCCACAGCAGCATGCCTGGAACAG TAACGTCATCCTGCCCCTCTGGGAACAACAGCAGGCCTTCGTCTCCTGGCCCAGGACTCCACGCCAGCAGCCCTACTGCATCTCAAAATAACTCCAAAGCGGCTGTGAACTCCTCCACCAGTTTTAACTCTTCAGG aTCTTGGTACCGATGGAATCATCCCACCTACCTCCACTGA
- the POU2F3 gene encoding POU domain, class 2, transcription factor 3 isoform X8 has product MIPGNQMSGDMASLHPLQQLVLVPGHLQSVSQFLLSQSQPGQQGLQSNLLSFPQQQSSLLLPQTGLGLASQAVGCPGVPGSSLEPHLEASQHLPVPKHLPSSGGADEPSDLEELEKFAKTFKQRRIKLGFTQGDVGLAMGKLYGNDFSQTTISRFEALNLSFKNMCKLKPLLEKWLNDAESSPSDPSVSTPSSYPTLSEVFGRKRKKRTSIETSIRLTLEKRFQDNPKPSSEEISMIAEQLSMEKEVVRVWFCNRRQKEKRINCPVATPIKSPTYSSRLVSPSGSLGPLSVPPVHSSMPGTVTSSCPSGNNSRPSSPGPGLHASSPTASQNNSKAAVNSSTSFNSSGSWYRWNHPTYLH; this is encoded by the exons ATGATACCTGGAAACCAAATGTCTGGG GACATGGCTTCCCTCCACCCGCTCCAGCAGCTTGTGCTGGTTCCCGGACACCTACAGTCTGTCTCCCAGTTCCTGCTATCTCAGTCCCAGCCTGGGCAGCAAG GTCTGCAGTCAAATCTTCTCTCCTTTCCACAGCAGCAaagctctctcctcctcccacagacGGGGCTTGGCCTGGCGTCCCAG GCAGTTGGGTGCCCTGGGGTGCCAGGATCCTCTTTAGAACCGCATCTGGAAGCATCCCAGCATCTCCCAGTCCCCAAGCATCTCCCCAGCTCTGGAGGAGCCGATGAGCCCAGTGACCTGGAGGAGCTGGAGAAGTTTGCCAAGACCTTCAAGCAGAGGCGCATTAAGCTGGGCTTCACACAG GGAGACGTGGGTCTGGCGATGGGAAAGCTGTATGGCAACGACTTCAGCCAGACTACCATCTCCAGATTTGAGGCTCTAAATCTGAGCTTCAAGAACATGTGCAAGCTCAAGCCACTGCTGGAGAAGTGGCTGAATGATGCAG aatCCTCTCCATCAGACCCCTCCGTGAGCACCCCCAGCTCTTACCCCACCCTCAGTGAAGTGTtcgggaggaagaggaagaagcggACCAGCATCGAGACCAGCATCCGCCTGACTCTGGAGAAGAGATTTCAAGAT AATCCCAAACCCAGCTCAGAGGAGATCTCCATGATCGCAGAGCAGTTGTCCATGGAGAAGGAGGTGGTGAGGGTCTGGTTCTGCAACCGCCGTCAAAAGGAGAAGCGAATCAACTGCCCTGTGGCCACACCCATCAAATCACCCACGTACAGTTCCCGGCTG GTGTCTCCCTCTGGGTCTCTGGggcccctctctgtccctcctgTCCACAGCAGCATGCCTGGAACAG TAACGTCATCCTGCCCCTCTGGGAACAACAGCAGGCCTTCGTCTCCTGGCCCAGGACTCCACGCCAGCAGCCCTACTGCATCTCAAAATAACTCCAAAGCGGCTGTGAACTCCTCCACCAGTTTTAACTCTTCAGG aTCTTGGTACCGATGGAATCATCCCACCTACCTCCACTGA
- the POU2F3 gene encoding POU domain, class 2, transcription factor 3 isoform X3 — protein MEAISLITGNDRNGLDFNRQIKTEDLSDSLQQTLSHRPCHLSQGPAMIPGNQMSGDMASLHPLQQLVLVPGHLQSVSQFLLSQSQPGQQGLQSNLLSFPQQQSSLLLPQTGLGLASQAVGCPGVPGSSLEPHLEASQHLPVPKHLPSSGGADEPSDLEELEKFAKTFKQRRIKLGFTQGDVGLAMGKLYGNDFSQTTISRFEALNLSFKNMCKLKPLLEKWLNDAESSPSDPSVSTPSSYPTLSEVFGRKRKKRTSIETSIRLTLEKRFQDNPKPSSEEISMIAEQLSMEKEVVRVWFCNRRQKEKRINCPVATPIKSPTYSSRLVSPSGSLGPLSVPPVHSSMPGTVTSSCPSGNNSRPSSPGPGLHASSPTASQNNSKAAVNSSTSFNSSGSWYRWNHPTYLH, from the exons ATTAAAACCGAGGACCTCAGTGACTCCCTGCAGCAGACCCTCTCTCATCGGCCATGCCACCTGAGTCAAGGACCTGCCATGATACCTGGAAACCAAATGTCTGGG GACATGGCTTCCCTCCACCCGCTCCAGCAGCTTGTGCTGGTTCCCGGACACCTACAGTCTGTCTCCCAGTTCCTGCTATCTCAGTCCCAGCCTGGGCAGCAAG GTCTGCAGTCAAATCTTCTCTCCTTTCCACAGCAGCAaagctctctcctcctcccacagacGGGGCTTGGCCTGGCGTCCCAG GCAGTTGGGTGCCCTGGGGTGCCAGGATCCTCTTTAGAACCGCATCTGGAAGCATCCCAGCATCTCCCAGTCCCCAAGCATCTCCCCAGCTCTGGAGGAGCCGATGAGCCCAGTGACCTGGAGGAGCTGGAGAAGTTTGCCAAGACCTTCAAGCAGAGGCGCATTAAGCTGGGCTTCACACAG GGAGACGTGGGTCTGGCGATGGGAAAGCTGTATGGCAACGACTTCAGCCAGACTACCATCTCCAGATTTGAGGCTCTAAATCTGAGCTTCAAGAACATGTGCAAGCTCAAGCCACTGCTGGAGAAGTGGCTGAATGATGCAG aatCCTCTCCATCAGACCCCTCCGTGAGCACCCCCAGCTCTTACCCCACCCTCAGTGAAGTGTtcgggaggaagaggaagaagcggACCAGCATCGAGACCAGCATCCGCCTGACTCTGGAGAAGAGATTTCAAGAT AATCCCAAACCCAGCTCAGAGGAGATCTCCATGATCGCAGAGCAGTTGTCCATGGAGAAGGAGGTGGTGAGGGTCTGGTTCTGCAACCGCCGTCAAAAGGAGAAGCGAATCAACTGCCCTGTGGCCACACCCATCAAATCACCCACGTACAGTTCCCGGCTG GTGTCTCCCTCTGGGTCTCTGGggcccctctctgtccctcctgTCCACAGCAGCATGCCTGGAACAG TAACGTCATCCTGCCCCTCTGGGAACAACAGCAGGCCTTCGTCTCCTGGCCCAGGACTCCACGCCAGCAGCCCTACTGCATCTCAAAATAACTCCAAAGCGGCTGTGAACTCCTCCACCAGTTTTAACTCTTCAGG aTCTTGGTACCGATGGAATCATCCCACCTACCTCCACTGA